The following are encoded together in the Natator depressus isolate rNatDep1 chromosome 10, rNatDep2.hap1, whole genome shotgun sequence genome:
- the SH3GL3 gene encoding endophilin-A3: protein MSVAGLKKQFHKASQLFSEKISGAEGTKLDEEFQEMERKIDVTSKAVAELLSKSTEYLQPNPAYRAKLGMLNTMSKIRGQVKTTGYPQTEGLLGDCMLRYGRELGEDSTFGNALLDVGESMKQMAEVKDSLDINVKQNFIDPLQLLQDKDLKEIVHHLKKLEGRRLDYDYKKKRLGKIPDEEVKQAVEKFEESKELAERSMFNFLENDVEQVSQLAVFIEAALDYHKQSTEILEELQSTLQNRINGASSRPKHEFKPKPVITSTLEISDNQQHNGISYSSSVKSSGSSVHMDQPCCQALYDFDPENEGELGFKEGDIITLTNQIDENWYEGMLNGESGFFPINYVEVMVPLPQ, encoded by the exons ttgTTCAGTGAAAAAATTAGTGGAGCAGAAGGAACAAAACTAGATGAAGAATTTCAAGAGATGGAAAGG AAAATTGATGTCACCAGCAAAGCTGTAGCAGAGCTTCTGTCAAAATCCACAGAGTATCTTCAGCCAAATCCAG CATACAGAGCCAAGCTGGGAATGCTGAACACTATGTCGAAGATCAGAGGACAAGTTAAAACCACAGGATATCCCCAGACAGAAGGGCTATTAGGGGATTGTATGCTACGGTATGGCAGAGAACTTGGGGAGGATTCTACATTTG GCAATGCACTGCTGGATGTTGGTGAAAGCATGAAGCAGATGGCAGAGGTGAAGGACTCTCTCGATATTAACGTCAAGCAAAACTTCATTGATCCTCTACAGTTATTACAGGACAAAGACTTAAAAGAGATTGTG CATCACCTGAAGAAGCTAGAAGGCCGTCGTTTGGATTATGACTATAAAAAGAAGCGTTTAGGGAAGATCCCAGATGAAGAAGTTAAACAGGCAGTGGAAAAATTTGAAGAGTCAAAGGAGCTGGCAGAAAGAAGCATGTTCAACTTTTTAGAAAATGAT GTAGAGCAAGTTAGCCAGTTGGCAGTATTTATAGAAGCAGCATTAGACTACCATAAACAGTCCACAGAAATTCTGGAGGAACTGCAAAGCACACTGCAAAACCG AATAAATGGAGCATCTAGTCGTCCTAAGCATGAATTCAAGCCAAAACCTGTAATAACTTCAACTCTGGAAATCAGTGATAATCAGCAGCACAATGGGATTTCATACAGTTCTTCAGTGAAGTCATCAG GTTCTTCAGTGCACATGGATCAGCCTTGCTGCCAAGCTCTGTATGACTTTGACCCAGAAAATGAAGGCGAGCTTGGGTTTAAGGAAGGCGACATCATTACTTTGACCAATCAAATTGATGAGAATTGGTACGAAGGGATGTTAAATGGAGAGTCTGGCTTCTTTCCCATTAATTATGTCGAAGTGATGGTACCTTTGCCTCAGTGA